A genome region from Mycolicibacterium litorale includes the following:
- a CDS encoding TetR/AcrR family transcriptional regulator produces the protein MARPNRKAERREEILDAAIALIERHDLATLRIADVAAELGLTANAVRYYFKEMDALLSELALRSDIRFYDRRLAVVERTADAAEQLALTIAAGLPTGPEDAEWRSIWRAVLAAGFELDQRRDVGEIYHRQVGLYARILSAGERDGVFRLGSPATDIAMTLMAMEDYLGYRIVARDPQMCRETSLRLMRQYAELATGTTLPETV, from the coding sequence GTGGCACGCCCGAACCGGAAGGCCGAGCGCCGCGAGGAGATCCTCGACGCCGCGATCGCGCTGATCGAACGGCACGATCTCGCGACGTTGCGCATCGCCGATGTCGCCGCCGAACTCGGGCTGACCGCCAACGCGGTGCGGTACTACTTCAAGGAGATGGACGCGCTGCTGTCGGAGCTGGCGCTGCGGTCGGACATCCGGTTCTACGACCGCCGGCTCGCGGTGGTCGAGCGCACCGCGGACGCGGCCGAACAGCTGGCGCTGACCATCGCCGCAGGCCTGCCGACCGGTCCGGAGGACGCCGAATGGCGTTCGATCTGGCGGGCGGTGCTGGCGGCCGGGTTCGAACTGGACCAGCGCCGCGACGTCGGTGAGATCTACCACCGGCAGGTGGGTCTGTACGCGCGGATCCTGTCCGCGGGGGAGCGCGACGGGGTGTTCCGGCTCGGCTCGCCGGCGACCGACATCGCGATGACGCTGATGGCGATGGAGGACTACCTCGGCTATCGCATCGTCGCGCGCGATCCGCAGATGTGCCGGGAGACCTCGCTGCGGCTGATGCGTCAGTACGCCGAGCTGGCCACCGGCACGACCCTGCCGGAGACCGTCTGA
- a CDS encoding TetR/AcrR family transcriptional regulator → MDRVSTKDGTRAASGLANIAAEPPRRGRPRNVELRAAVLRAATDLALAGGTGNVSIDAIAKRAAVSRTTIYKWWPSAAAIVLEGLLAAMRESIVPPAGSDTKGAVEHQLRALNDILTDPTTGPLVRSVIAAASSNGEVARALLDQWLLPRRAAVTAVLLDGIAAGELRPDVDVEVTVDALFSPAYYRLVFAMPPLGEAALTHLLETVWRGCTCPDAA, encoded by the coding sequence GTGGACAGAGTGTCCACTAAAGACGGTACACGCGCCGCGTCAGGGCTCGCAAACATCGCAGCCGAGCCGCCGCGTCGCGGACGCCCGCGCAACGTCGAGCTGCGCGCCGCCGTGTTGCGGGCCGCCACCGACCTCGCACTGGCGGGCGGTACCGGGAACGTCAGCATCGACGCGATCGCCAAACGGGCCGCCGTGAGCCGCACCACGATCTACAAGTGGTGGCCGTCGGCGGCGGCGATCGTGCTCGAAGGTCTGCTGGCCGCGATGCGCGAATCCATCGTGCCGCCGGCGGGCAGCGACACCAAGGGGGCGGTCGAGCACCAGCTGCGGGCGCTCAACGACATCCTCACCGACCCCACGACCGGCCCCCTGGTCCGCAGCGTCATCGCGGCGGCCAGTTCCAACGGCGAGGTCGCCAGGGCGCTGCTCGACCAGTGGCTGCTGCCGCGGCGCGCCGCGGTCACCGCCGTGCTGCTCGACGGGATCGCCGCCGGTGAACTGCGTCCCGACGTCGACGTGGAGGTCACCGTCGACGCCCTGTTCTCCCCGGCGTACTACCGCCTGGTGTTCGCGATGCCGCCGCTGGGCGAGGCCGCGCTCACCCATCTGCTGGAGACGGTGTGGCGCGGCTGCACGTGCCCGGACGCCGCCTGA
- a CDS encoding APC family permease, which translates to MSTDTTPSTGAERLQGRLGPVAVVFMVVAAAAPLTVIGGNLPLAFGMGNGAGAPIGFVIASLVLLLFSIGFVAMTPYVPEAGAFFSYVTLGLGRRLGTGVAAVALIAYTAIQVGIYGYIGWAIGDTVAFYGGPDLPWPLYAFATLAIVAVLGYRHIELSAKVLGVALALEIGIVALLDLVIVADPGPAGLTLTSFDPATFTQGAVGISVLFALTGFIGFEATAVFRDEARDPERTIPRATYAAVLIIGGFYALTCWAFVVAIGPDQVVEVAQRTLDGEGNMLLDTTDDNLGRLGRDIVNVLLLTSLFACVLSFHNVIARYQFALAGKGLLPQRLAEVHATHRSPAFSSIVQTVTAAVIVGVLAVLGVDPLVGVFGSMAGVATVGMVLLMLTTSVAVLVFFARNREHSGGRLWQTRIAPAVACVGLLGSLWLVLSNFTLVTGGSATVSTVLAAIPFAGLLAGTAVGGRLR; encoded by the coding sequence ATGAGCACCGACACCACACCCAGCACCGGAGCCGAACGCCTGCAGGGCAGGCTGGGCCCCGTCGCGGTGGTCTTCATGGTGGTCGCCGCGGCCGCCCCGCTGACCGTGATCGGCGGCAACCTGCCGCTGGCGTTCGGGATGGGCAACGGCGCAGGCGCCCCGATCGGCTTCGTCATCGCCTCACTGGTCCTGCTGCTGTTCAGCATCGGGTTCGTCGCGATGACGCCCTACGTTCCCGAGGCGGGCGCGTTCTTCTCCTACGTCACCCTCGGCCTCGGACGCCGGCTCGGTACGGGTGTCGCCGCCGTCGCGCTGATCGCCTACACCGCCATCCAGGTCGGTATCTACGGCTACATCGGCTGGGCCATCGGCGACACCGTGGCGTTCTACGGCGGCCCCGACCTGCCGTGGCCGCTCTACGCGTTCGCCACGCTGGCGATCGTCGCGGTGCTCGGATACCGACACATCGAACTCAGCGCCAAGGTCCTCGGCGTCGCGCTCGCGCTGGAGATCGGCATCGTCGCACTGCTCGACCTGGTGATCGTCGCCGATCCCGGACCGGCCGGGCTGACGCTGACGTCGTTCGATCCGGCCACCTTCACCCAGGGCGCCGTGGGCATCTCCGTGCTGTTCGCGCTCACCGGGTTCATCGGCTTCGAAGCCACCGCCGTGTTCCGCGACGAGGCCCGCGACCCCGAACGCACCATCCCGCGCGCGACCTACGCCGCGGTGCTCATCATCGGCGGGTTCTACGCGCTGACCTGCTGGGCGTTCGTCGTGGCCATCGGACCCGACCAGGTGGTCGAGGTGGCCCAGCGCACGCTCGACGGCGAGGGCAACATGCTGCTCGACACGACCGACGACAACCTCGGCCGTCTCGGCCGCGACATCGTCAACGTCCTGCTGCTGACCAGCCTGTTCGCCTGCGTGCTGTCGTTCCACAACGTGATCGCCCGCTACCAGTTCGCGCTGGCCGGCAAGGGTCTGTTGCCGCAGCGCCTCGCGGAGGTGCACGCGACGCACCGCTCCCCCGCGTTCTCCTCGATCGTGCAGACCGTCACCGCCGCGGTGATCGTCGGCGTGCTGGCGGTGCTGGGTGTCGACCCGCTCGTCGGGGTCTTCGGATCCATGGCCGGGGTCGCGACCGTCGGCATGGTGCTGCTGATGCTCACCACCTCGGTGGCCGTGCTGGTGTTCTTCGCCAGGAACCGCGAGCATTCGGGCGGCCGGCTGTGGCAGACCCGCATCGCACCGGCGGTGGCGTGTGTCGGGCTGCTGGGCAGCCTGTGGCTGGTGCTGAGCAACTTCACGCTGGTGACCGGCGGCAGCGCGACCGTGAGCACCGTGCTGGCGGCGATACCGTTCGCCGGCCTGCTGGCCGGCACCGCGGTCGGCGGCCGACTGCGCTAG
- a CDS encoding DmpA family aminopeptidase — translation MRTRDLGIVIGDHPTGPHNAITDVPGVRVGHTTLAQAGPPAVHTGVTVVVPHDDIWTEPVFAGAHRLNGSGEMTGLEWIRESGELTSAIGLTNTHSVGVVRDALVDAQVAARGEGLYWSLPVVGETYDGVLSDINGHHVRTEHVNAALAGASSGPVAEGCVGGGTGMICHEFKGGIGTSSRVADTAAGRYTVGVLVQANHGRRERFRVNGVPVGEIIGRDAVPLPDMPARYEPGSGSIIVIVATDAPLLPHQCTRLAQRSALAVSRVGGSGEQYSGDLMLAFSTGNRGIPPYAWDEDTATDRPEIDVRMVAPQLMTLLFDLTIEATEEAIVNAVVGATTVTGRDGRTAHAIDHTLLRQAVLQNTQEIS, via the coding sequence ATGCGCACGCGCGATCTCGGCATCGTGATCGGTGACCACCCCACCGGTCCGCACAATGCCATCACCGACGTGCCCGGCGTGCGGGTCGGACACACCACCCTCGCCCAGGCCGGCCCGCCCGCCGTGCACACCGGCGTGACCGTCGTCGTCCCCCACGACGACATCTGGACCGAGCCCGTCTTCGCCGGCGCCCACCGCCTCAACGGCAGCGGCGAGATGACCGGCCTCGAATGGATCCGCGAATCCGGCGAGCTGACCTCGGCGATCGGGCTGACCAACACCCACAGCGTCGGCGTGGTCCGCGACGCGCTGGTCGACGCGCAGGTCGCCGCCCGCGGCGAGGGGCTCTACTGGTCACTGCCCGTGGTCGGCGAGACCTACGACGGCGTGCTCAGCGACATCAACGGCCACCACGTGCGCACCGAACACGTCAACGCCGCCCTGGCCGGCGCGAGCAGCGGCCCGGTCGCCGAGGGCTGCGTCGGCGGCGGAACGGGCATGATCTGCCACGAGTTCAAAGGTGGCATCGGCACCTCATCGCGGGTGGCCGACACCGCCGCGGGCCGCTACACCGTCGGCGTGCTGGTCCAGGCCAACCACGGCCGCCGCGAACGCTTCCGCGTCAACGGCGTGCCCGTCGGCGAGATCATCGGCCGCGACGCCGTCCCGCTCCCCGACATGCCGGCGAGATACGAGCCCGGCTCCGGCTCGATCATCGTCATCGTCGCGACGGATGCGCCGCTGCTGCCCCACCAGTGCACCCGGCTCGCGCAGCGGTCCGCGCTCGCGGTCAGCCGGGTCGGCGGCAGCGGCGAACAGTACAGCGGCGACCTGATGCTGGCGTTCTCGACCGGCAACCGCGGGATCCCGCCGTACGCGTGGGACGAGGACACCGCCACCGACCGCCCGGAGATCGACGTCCGAATGGTGGCGCCGCAGCTGATGACGCTGCTGTTCGACCTGACGATCGAGGCCACCGAGGAGGCGATCGTCAACGCCGTCGTCGGCGCCACCACCGTCACCGGGCGCGACGGACGCACCGCCCACGCCATCGACCACACCCTGCTGCGGCAGGCCGTCCTCCAGAACACCCAGGAGATCTCATGA
- a CDS encoding GGDEF domain-containing protein, with protein MASRMGSMRRWWQLPDHFDWLTGYLLTRGMMVPARTLLAAMVGSLALVPILLVFSNFGPQSTVGVVVSWFAGVAGWVTMVPYVRRWPTRNQSLTVSFVATACVAAVCLAQSDPLISLVACIGFVTPAAYVAFLHTARYTTIIFCVAVVMTAVGAARLATSGQLVGAIALFWFVVVLNAVIPFGVQTIVHALGADVVRSEWDPLTGLLTRRAFYQRLSGLVAESGSADRNLLVAVIDLDRFKNLNDTQGHAAGDRALIAVGRALSRNSDEDALVGRTGGEEFVVATISPSANPAHLAMRLRAGIEKAAAPLTASVGTASVPLLRLRVTGLRAGIDEAITTADAAMYAAKRAGGNQVRHSQLPAEVDDSTA; from the coding sequence GTGGCGTCGCGTATGGGGTCGATGCGACGGTGGTGGCAGCTGCCGGATCACTTCGACTGGTTGACGGGCTATCTGCTCACCCGGGGCATGATGGTTCCTGCCCGCACGCTGCTCGCCGCGATGGTCGGATCGCTGGCTCTGGTGCCGATCCTGTTGGTGTTCAGCAACTTCGGGCCACAGTCGACGGTCGGCGTGGTGGTCTCGTGGTTCGCCGGTGTCGCGGGATGGGTCACGATGGTCCCCTATGTGCGACGGTGGCCCACCCGGAATCAGTCGCTGACGGTGTCGTTCGTCGCGACCGCCTGTGTGGCGGCTGTGTGCCTGGCGCAGTCGGATCCGCTGATCTCGCTGGTGGCGTGCATCGGTTTCGTCACCCCGGCCGCGTACGTGGCGTTCCTCCACACCGCCCGCTACACCACGATCATCTTCTGCGTGGCGGTGGTGATGACCGCTGTCGGCGCTGCGCGGCTGGCCACCAGCGGCCAACTGGTCGGCGCCATCGCGCTGTTCTGGTTCGTCGTCGTGCTCAACGCGGTCATCCCGTTCGGCGTGCAGACGATCGTGCACGCGCTCGGCGCGGATGTGGTGCGCTCCGAATGGGATCCGCTGACGGGGCTGCTGACCCGGCGGGCGTTCTACCAACGGCTGTCCGGTCTGGTGGCCGAGAGTGGTTCGGCCGACCGCAATCTGCTGGTGGCGGTGATCGACCTGGACCGGTTCAAGAACCTCAACGACACCCAGGGGCACGCCGCGGGCGACCGCGCCCTGATCGCGGTCGGCCGGGCCCTGTCCCGAAACTCCGACGAGGACGCGCTCGTCGGGCGCACCGGCGGTGAGGAGTTCGTCGTCGCGACGATCTCGCCCTCGGCCAATCCGGCGCATCTGGCGATGCGGTTGCGCGCCGGCATCGAGAAGGCCGCGGCACCGCTCACCGCCAGTGTCGGAACCGCGAGCGTGCCGCTGCTGCGGCTCCGCGTCACCGGCCTGCGCGCCGGGATCGACGAGGCGATCACCACCGCCGACGCCGCGATGTACGCCGCCAAACGCGCGGGCGGGAATCAGGTGCGCCACAGCCAGCTTCCAGCGGAAGTCGACGACAGCACGGCCTGA
- a CDS encoding acyl-CoA dehydrogenase family protein codes for MTAAPAAAVLGRARGMRDLVRSQAGDSERLRTLSPAIVDQMWASGLMSAFNPVPAGGVEPSFTEMIETWIEMAWQDGSFGWVGIANLPSSFAAACYLPDDGFAEVFTAHDNRVTMGGQFFPNGQGIATDGGYRLSGSWSFGSGTGHSQFVAAGFLPMDDGEIRWVSDGVPDMQVAVLPREEVTFTDGWYVQGLKGTGSYDYRVDDVFVPAGRTFPLFCRTPRRGASPATRMGLMPVTAAGHAAWALGVAKSMLDDVGALAATKFRMSDMASLASRPTFQKGLAHHTAAWRAARLLVLDAFTTAEAAVDSGADLTPMLRADLRVAAVYATDTARQCAEWAHLVAGTDAIREGSRLERAFRDIYTGTQHAFISEKVAIDAAQIWLGIIEDQPGL; via the coding sequence ATGACCGCGGCACCTGCCGCCGCAGTCCTCGGGCGGGCACGCGGCATGCGCGACCTCGTGCGGTCGCAGGCCGGCGACAGCGAGCGACTGCGCACCCTCTCCCCGGCGATCGTCGACCAGATGTGGGCGAGCGGTCTGATGTCCGCCTTCAACCCGGTCCCCGCGGGTGGAGTCGAGCCCTCGTTCACCGAGATGATCGAGACGTGGATCGAAATGGCATGGCAGGACGGCTCATTCGGTTGGGTCGGGATCGCGAACCTGCCGTCTTCGTTCGCCGCGGCGTGCTATCTGCCCGACGACGGCTTCGCGGAGGTCTTCACCGCGCACGACAACCGCGTCACCATGGGCGGCCAGTTCTTCCCCAACGGCCAGGGGATCGCCACCGACGGCGGCTACCGGTTGAGCGGTTCGTGGAGTTTCGGCTCCGGCACCGGACACTCCCAGTTCGTCGCGGCCGGCTTCCTGCCGATGGACGACGGCGAGATCCGGTGGGTGAGCGACGGGGTGCCGGACATGCAGGTGGCGGTGCTGCCGCGCGAGGAGGTCACGTTCACCGACGGCTGGTACGTGCAGGGCCTGAAGGGCACCGGGTCTTACGACTACCGCGTCGACGACGTGTTCGTGCCGGCGGGGCGGACGTTTCCGCTGTTCTGCCGCACCCCCCGGCGTGGCGCGTCACCGGCCACCCGGATGGGCCTGATGCCGGTCACCGCGGCAGGCCACGCCGCGTGGGCGCTGGGCGTGGCCAAGAGCATGCTCGACGATGTCGGCGCGCTCGCCGCGACGAAGTTCCGCATGAGTGACATGGCGTCGCTGGCCAGCCGTCCCACCTTCCAGAAGGGGCTGGCCCACCACACGGCGGCGTGGCGGGCGGCCCGGCTGCTGGTGCTCGACGCGTTCACCACCGCCGAGGCCGCCGTCGACTCCGGTGCCGACCTCACGCCGATGCTGCGGGCCGACCTCCGGGTGGCCGCCGTCTACGCCACCGACACGGCCCGGCAGTGCGCCGAGTGGGCGCATCTGGTGGCGGGCACCGACGCCATCCGCGAGGGCAGCCGCCTGGAACGGGCGTTCCGCGACATCTACACCGGCACCCAGCACGCGTTCATCAGCGAGAAGGTGGCCATCGACGCGGCGCAGATCTGGCTCGGCATCATCGAGGACCAACCCGGGCTGTGA
- a CDS encoding M42 family metallopeptidase, which produces MRRELLQELLATYGPCGQEAAVRDVCRRELEPVVDEHWVDEAGNLVGVIRGDTGDSAGTRVMAHLDELSMLVKRVDPDGSLHLTPLGTMYPGNFGLGPVALLGDRETLTGVLTLGSEHTTSESQRIWETKPDQGDKALDWLHVYVFTGRTPEELAAAGIGPGTRVCIDRSKRTLFEFGDYLGSYFMDDRAACTALLDAARLLHESGQRPAGDVYVVFTTNEEVGGVGGSYASRTLPGELTLALEVGPTEAEYGTTCSGGPIVGYSDAMCVYDKDVADRLMAIATERQLSPQAAVLGAFESDASHAKANGLTPRAGLLCLPTLSTHGYEVIARQAIPAMAEVLAEFLLHPTA; this is translated from the coding sequence ATGCGCCGGGAGTTGCTGCAGGAGCTGTTGGCCACCTACGGCCCGTGCGGTCAGGAGGCCGCGGTGCGCGACGTCTGCCGTCGCGAACTCGAACCGGTCGTCGACGAACACTGGGTGGACGAGGCGGGCAACCTCGTCGGCGTGATCCGCGGCGACACCGGGGACAGTGCGGGCACCCGGGTCATGGCGCACCTCGACGAACTGTCGATGCTCGTCAAACGGGTGGACCCCGACGGGAGTCTGCACCTGACCCCGCTGGGCACGATGTACCCGGGCAACTTCGGGCTCGGCCCGGTCGCGCTGCTCGGTGACCGCGAGACGCTGACCGGTGTGCTCACCCTGGGCTCCGAGCACACCACCAGTGAGAGCCAACGGATCTGGGAGACCAAACCCGATCAGGGCGACAAGGCGCTGGACTGGCTGCACGTGTACGTGTTCACCGGGCGCACGCCCGAGGAGTTGGCCGCGGCGGGGATCGGGCCGGGCACCCGGGTGTGCATCGACCGCAGCAAGCGGACGCTGTTCGAGTTCGGCGACTACCTCGGTTCGTACTTCATGGACGACAGGGCGGCGTGCACCGCGCTGCTCGACGCCGCCCGACTGCTGCACGAATCGGGGCAGCGGCCCGCGGGAGACGTGTACGTGGTGTTCACCACCAACGAGGAGGTCGGCGGCGTGGGCGGGTCCTACGCCAGCCGCACACTGCCCGGTGAACTGACACTGGCGCTCGAAGTCGGCCCGACCGAAGCGGAGTACGGCACCACCTGCAGCGGTGGACCGATCGTCGGGTACAGCGACGCGATGTGCGTCTACGACAAGGACGTCGCCGACCGGCTGATGGCGATCGCCACCGAGCGGCAACTGTCACCTCAGGCCGCCGTCCTCGGCGCCTTCGAATCCGACGCCTCCCACGCCAAGGCCAACGGCCTGACACCGCGGGCCGGCCTGCTGTGCCTGCCGACGCTGAGCACCCACGGCTACGAGGTGATCGCCCGGCAGGCTATCCCGGCGATGGCGGAGGTGCTCGCCGAGTTCCTCCTGCACCCCACGGCCTAG